Part of the Sphingobium lignivorans genome is shown below.
ACCTCGACGGTATAGTTCGTCGAACGCCGTGGATCGCGAATATTCTGACGCGACACCGTCGTCGGAGCGAACAGCTCCGCAAAATTGCCGGCCCGGATATCGCGCGACCGCGTCGCACGGAGCCGCAGTTCCCTCGACAATTCCCAGGTCGCACCGATCTTCCAGGTCGTCACGCCACCTGACGTGCTGTAATCCGTGTAGCGCGCCGCGAGGTTGAGATCGAACGAACGAACGAGCGGCAGATCCTTCAACAGCGGGATCGCCAGCTCGCCGAACACTTCCTTCACATTGTAGCTGCCGGCGATCGGCTGACGCGAGCCGCTTTGCCACTGCCCGGCCTGCGAAATGGCATCCACCGTCGCGTCGATCGATTCCTCGCGATATTCCGCGCCAAACGCCGCGTTGATCGGACCGGCCCAGCCTTCAAACAACGCACCATTAGCACTGAATGCTGCCACTTGCTGCTTGGTGGTGAGGTCGAACCTGGACGTGCCGGTGATGTATGAAATGGCTTCCTGCGATGGCGACCCGAAGCCGAACAGATTGAGCGGCGCGCACGCCGGATCGTCATTGGCAGGATTGGAATCGGCATTCACGCGGCAGACAATGTCGTCGCCCGAGCGCACGGCGTCGATCGCCTTGCGATAATTGATCATGTTGATCTGACCGACATACTCCTGAACGAAGTGATTGCGGCCATATTGATAATAAGCGTCGAACGACCACTCGCCGAGCTTGCCTTCGACGCCGACGACGCCCCGGTAGACCGAAGGCGAGCCCACACGTCCGCGCACGGCACCAAGGCCGGGCTCCCGGTAGGAGCGACCGAAGTTGAAGCATGAGACCCCCGCGGCGATGGCGCGCTCGCGGAATTCGTCGCTCAGATAGGGGTTGGTGATCGGCACCAGAACGTTGCCGGTCTGACCGCCAGGAATGATCGTCGCGGAGCACGTCGGATTACCCGTGACCGAACCCTGCTGACGCGGCTCGGCGAAATAGCCGTTGGTCACAGAATGAGCGAACGTTCCTTCCGCAAACAGGGAGAGATTGTCGAACACTTCGTAGGAGACGCGCGCCATTGCCGAATAGCGCTCCACCGGCTGCTGCAGATTGCCGCCCGGATTGATGATTTCGGTATAGTTATCGGTCCCGGCGATCATCCGGTTACCGAAGACCTCGCCATAGCCGAACTGACCCGTTTGCCCGCCCGGCAGGAATGCGGTCCCGCGCAGCGGACCGCTGGTGATCAGGCCACCTTCCCAAAGATCGGTGCGGCGCACATCATCCGCGTAAATGTTCGCGGGCAAGCCATTCGCGGCATAGTTGGAATTGCCGGCGAGGCCACGGCTAGCCCATGGGCGAGGACGATAAGGGGTCTGGCCGATCCCGTCATTCTTCGAATATTCCCCGCCGATGAGAATGTGACCACGCCCGCCGCCGAAGCGCGTTCCGGCCGCTAGCCCGGCAAGCACGTTCTGGGCATCACCATATTGGGAAATACCGCTCTGCACCGTGCCCTCTACGCCTTCGAGATCCGATTTGAGAATGAGATTGATCACACCGGAGACAGCGTCGGACCCCCAGGATGCCGAGGCGCCGCCCGTCACGACCTCAGTGCGTGCGATGAGAATGGAAGGGATGACGCCAAGGTCCACCGTGCCATCGGGCGCTGTGGCGACGTGCCGGCGGCCATCGAGGAGAACCAACGTCCGCTGAGGACCGACATTCCGCAGATCAGCCGTCACGGTCGCAGAGGACAGGGCACGCGCCACACCGCTGCCGGTTGTAGA
Proteins encoded:
- a CDS encoding TonB-dependent receptor plug domain-containing protein, whose translation is MKSFNAAPWRLLVGVCIAAVVCPFSAATAQSSEQPADAPVAAEVTPESAAAGSAAAPAQDIVITGSRIQAGGFTAPTPTSVISTAQIQSVAPTRVDDILRLIPAFSTTGSGVARALSSATVTADLRNVGPQRTLVLLDGRRHVATAPDGTVDLGVIPSILIARTEVVTGGASASWGSDAVSGVINLILKSDLEGVEGTVQSGISQYGDAQNVLAGLAAGTRFGGGRGHILIGGEYSKNDGIGQTPYRPRPWASRGLAGNSNYAANGLPANIYADDVRRTDLWEGGLITSGPLRGTAFLPGGQTGQFGYGEVFGNRMIAGTDNYTEIINPGGNLQQPVERYSAMARVSYEVFDNLSLFAEGTFAHSVTNGYFAEPRQQGSVTGNPTCSATIIPGGQTGNVLVPITNPYLSDEFRERAIAAGVSCFNFGRSYREPGLGAVRGRVGSPSVYRGVVGVEGKLGEWSFDAYYQYGRNHFVQEYVGQINMINYRKAIDAVRSGDDIVCRVNADSNPANDDPACAPLNLFGFGSPSQEAISYITGTSRFDLTTKQQVAAFSANGALFEGWAGPINAAFGAEYREESIDATVDAISQAGQWQSGSRQPIAGSYNVKEVFGELAIPLLKDLPLVRSFDLNLAARYTDYSTSGGVTTWKIGATWELSRELRLRATRSRDIRAGNFAELFAPTTVSRQNIRDPRRSTNYTVEVTSLGNSNLDPETANTLTAGIVYQPSWLDGLRLSVDYYDIDIKGLIGTISANEVLERCYVDGISDFCDLVTTAGGAPNGDISGITVRFENLDRLKTKGVDIEAAYRSSLENIFGEGAGTLSVRLLGTYLDTLATTAVATASTEERAGEYVTPHWRVSGLITHELGRLTSTLDLRWLQGGKIDNDFVVGTGALNTINFNDTKNIFYTNATFTVDVSRDADRSREMFIRLNNIFNVAPPFPDQASPLFDQVGRSFRVGLRFKL